The following coding sequences are from one uncultured Desulfobacter sp. window:
- the mreC gene encoding rod shape-determining protein MreC, whose amino-acid sequence MFSRRIMMIVGVGFFIAVALTVIAMSSRETLPAGGVERISITLTSPFQFVASRIIGFTESVWQTYFSCVLAVEENQVLRRELSQAQRTANRCKELELENIRLKKFVNFQSSVPAAYVAAQVIARDPSPWFKTMMIDKGEKDGVVKGLPVLVSEGIVGQIIKVSGRFSRVLLITDRNSAVDALIQETRVRGMVKGNNKDTCSFVYTLRKDQVQPGQVIVSSGLDQVFPKGLRIGTVLDVKKNHSQLFQDITIETAVDFDRLEEVLVYKNAD is encoded by the coding sequence ATGTTTTCCAGGCGGATCATGATGATTGTCGGTGTGGGCTTTTTTATTGCGGTGGCACTTACCGTAATCGCCATGTCCAGCCGGGAGACCCTGCCGGCCGGTGGGGTGGAAAGAATCTCCATTACACTTACATCTCCTTTCCAGTTTGTGGCGTCCCGAATTATCGGCTTTACTGAATCGGTATGGCAGACTTATTTTTCATGTGTGCTTGCCGTGGAAGAGAACCAGGTGTTACGGCGAGAGCTGTCACAGGCCCAGCGCACGGCCAACAGGTGCAAAGAGCTTGAACTTGAAAATATTCGTTTAAAGAAATTTGTTAATTTCCAAAGCTCCGTGCCCGCCGCCTATGTGGCTGCCCAGGTCATTGCCCGGGATCCGTCTCCCTGGTTTAAAACCATGATGATTGATAAGGGCGAAAAAGACGGGGTGGTCAAGGGACTGCCGGTGCTGGTCTCAGAGGGTATCGTCGGACAGATTATCAAGGTGTCCGGTCGCTTTTCCCGGGTGTTGCTGATTACCGACCGCAATTCGGCGGTGGATGCGCTCATTCAGGAGACCCGGGTCCGCGGCATGGTCAAGGGGAATAATAAAGACACCTGTTCCTTTGTATATACCCTGCGAAAAGACCAGGTACAGCCCGGACAGGTGATTGTCTCTTCGGGATTGGACCAGGTTTTCCCAAAGGGGTTAAGGATCGGAACGGTACTGGATGTGAAAAAAAATCATTCCCAGCTGTTCCAGGATATTACCATAGAAACTGCTGTGGATTTTGATAGACTTGAAGAAGTGCTGGTGTATAAAAATGCCGATTGA
- a CDS encoding serine hydrolase domain-containing protein has product MIPRGIEKIDNAMADAVATGVFPGGVLLWANKNRILYHKAFGVTDIRFGTPVTLDTIFDLASLTKPLATALAVADLISSGLLSQHTRLKEILPAACGTDKARITMDMLLRHRSGLPAHRPYFKSLSDPVPGMAARKELRHLILSEPLEYEPGSKEVYSDLGFILLAWVVERLSGLRLDAFVNKKIFAPLNICDLFFNPLGSDVPGGLKNKNSLVFAATSHCPWREKMIVEEVEDENAWAAGGIEGHAGLFGTAEGVHRLCCRILSTLESQASNLMDHVVIQDFVDRKNGTMRPAGFDSPSEENASSGHFFSKRSVGHLGFTGTSFWIDPDNGLIAILLTNRVHPSRGNIEIRKFRPRIHDLIVPVYTANIQV; this is encoded by the coding sequence ATGATACCCCGTGGGATTGAAAAAATTGATAACGCCATGGCCGATGCCGTGGCCACTGGGGTATTTCCTGGTGGCGTGCTGCTCTGGGCCAATAAAAACCGGATCCTTTACCATAAGGCATTTGGTGTGACGGACATACGATTTGGAACGCCTGTGACGTTGGATACCATTTTTGATCTGGCATCACTGACCAAACCCCTGGCCACGGCGCTGGCTGTGGCAGATCTGATCTCTTCTGGACTGTTATCCCAGCATACCCGTCTAAAAGAGATTCTGCCGGCGGCCTGTGGAACCGACAAAGCCCGGATTACCATGGATATGCTGCTTCGCCACAGATCCGGCCTGCCTGCCCACCGCCCCTATTTCAAATCCCTTTCCGACCCGGTACCCGGTATGGCCGCCCGAAAGGAGTTGCGGCACTTGATATTATCCGAGCCCTTGGAGTATGAGCCGGGTTCCAAGGAAGTTTACAGTGATCTGGGTTTTATTCTCCTGGCCTGGGTGGTGGAACGTCTGTCCGGACTCCGGTTGGACGCGTTTGTTAATAAGAAAATTTTTGCCCCTTTAAATATTTGCGATTTATTTTTTAATCCGCTGGGTTCCGACGTTCCAGGGGGATTGAAAAATAAAAATTCTCTTGTTTTTGCCGCTACCTCCCATTGCCCCTGGCGCGAAAAAATGATAGTTGAAGAGGTGGAAGATGAAAATGCCTGGGCTGCGGGGGGTATTGAAGGGCATGCCGGATTGTTTGGTACAGCCGAAGGCGTTCATCGCCTGTGTTGCCGGATTCTAAGCACCCTTGAGAGTCAAGCAAGCAATCTCATGGATCATGTTGTCATCCAAGATTTTGTTGACAGGAAAAACGGGACGATGCGTCCGGCCGGCTTTGACTCCCCCAGTGAAGAAAACGCGTCATCAGGTCACTTTTTTTCTAAACGATCTGTCGGGCATTTAGGGTTTACAGGTACATCCTTCTGGATAGATCCTGACAATGGTTTGATCGCGATTCTATTGACCAACCGGGTGCATCCGAGTCGGGGAAATATTGAAATAAGGAAATTTCGGCCCAGGATTCATGATCTGATCGTTCCTGTATACACGGCAAATATACAGGTGTGA
- the mrdA gene encoding penicillin-binding protein 2, translating to MGTINKNSDREWIKHRYIGAGLCLVFIFGVLSLRLVYLQMIRGEEYRRLSTTNCVRLKSIKSSRGLIYDRNHNLLVDNRPAFDLTIVLEDAKPLDTTLERLAELTGDSGDEFRATIKKAGRSAFYKPLVLKRDITRDLLAVIEAHQFDLPGIHIDIEPTRNYIHEKTAAHLIGYLGEINKKELASGKFPNVRSGDSIGRYGVEKSFESDLQGKRGGHQVEVDVNGRVIKILRTVEPVSGKDLVLTMDLSLQQKAETLLGENDGAVVALDPSNGDVLVMASSPSFDQNDFIGGISSKKWQVLMDDPGRPMNNKAIQAEYPPASTYKTITALAGLEEKVIDLNSTFFCPGFYKFGNRRYHCWNKYGHGNLNVVGAIAQSCDVFFYQTGEKLGVDTLARYAYGSGLGRLTGIRLAHERPGLIPTSAWKKRRFKEPWQAGETLSISIGQGFNLVTPLQMAVFIAAVGNNGTLYRPRLVKSVQDAKGQVVREIEPEIIGGLPASKKNLAIVRQGLLEVVHGNRGTARRIRIPGIEIAGKTGTAQVFSRKAGEKFNNEKLRRTLQDHAWFVCYAPAQDPKIAISVIIEHGEHGSSAAAPVAKELIRAYLGDPEIPTAQVKEDPAPVE from the coding sequence ATGGGGACAATCAATAAAAATTCAGATAGAGAGTGGATCAAGCATCGTTATATAGGGGCCGGTTTGTGCCTTGTTTTTATTTTTGGCGTTCTGTCTTTAAGGCTTGTTTATCTCCAGATGATCCGGGGGGAAGAGTATCGACGGCTGTCCACGACCAATTGTGTCCGGCTTAAAAGTATAAAATCCTCCCGGGGGTTGATTTACGACCGCAATCACAATCTGCTTGTGGACAACCGGCCGGCCTTTGACCTGACCATTGTTTTAGAAGATGCCAAGCCGTTGGATACAACCCTTGAGCGGCTGGCCGAGCTAACCGGCGATTCCGGTGACGAGTTCCGGGCAACCATAAAAAAAGCGGGGCGATCCGCCTTTTATAAACCCCTGGTCCTTAAGCGGGACATTACAAGGGATTTACTTGCCGTCATAGAGGCCCATCAGTTCGATCTGCCCGGGATTCATATTGATATTGAACCCACCAGAAATTATATTCACGAGAAAACGGCCGCCCATCTTATCGGCTATCTTGGCGAAATTAATAAAAAGGAACTGGCTTCCGGGAAATTCCCCAATGTCCGGTCCGGGGACTCCATCGGCCGGTACGGGGTGGAAAAAAGCTTTGAATCGGATCTGCAGGGCAAACGGGGCGGTCACCAGGTCGAAGTGGATGTTAACGGCCGGGTGATAAAGATACTCAGGACTGTGGAACCGGTTTCCGGAAAGGACCTGGTTCTGACAATGGATCTGTCGCTTCAGCAAAAAGCCGAAACCTTGCTTGGGGAAAATGACGGGGCGGTCGTGGCCCTTGATCCCTCAAACGGTGATGTTTTGGTTATGGCGTCATCGCCCAGTTTTGACCAGAACGATTTTATTGGCGGTATTTCCAGTAAAAAATGGCAGGTGTTGATGGATGATCCGGGCAGGCCTATGAATAACAAAGCCATCCAGGCAGAGTACCCACCGGCGTCCACATATAAAACCATCACGGCCCTGGCAGGATTAGAAGAAAAAGTGATTGATCTGAATTCAACATTTTTTTGTCCTGGTTTTTACAAGTTCGGCAACCGGCGGTACCATTGCTGGAATAAATACGGACACGGCAATTTAAATGTTGTGGGTGCCATTGCCCAGTCTTGCGACGTCTTTTTTTACCAGACCGGCGAAAAACTTGGGGTCGATACGCTGGCGCGGTATGCCTACGGTTCGGGGCTCGGGCGGTTGACCGGCATTCGTCTGGCCCACGAGCGCCCCGGTTTGATCCCTACATCCGCATGGAAGAAAAGACGGTTCAAAGAGCCCTGGCAGGCCGGGGAGACTCTGTCCATAAGTATCGGCCAGGGGTTCAATCTGGTAACTCCTTTGCAGATGGCCGTGTTTATTGCCGCCGTTGGAAATAACGGTACTCTTTATCGGCCAAGGCTTGTCAAATCAGTTCAAGATGCAAAGGGGCAGGTGGTCCGGGAAATTGAACCTGAGATTATCGGTGGGTTGCCGGCGTCTAAGAAAAATCTGGCCATTGTCCGGCAAGGGCTTTTAGAGGTTGTTCACGGCAACCGCGGTACTGCCCGGCGCATCCGTATTCCAGGCATTGAAATTGCTGGAAAAACAGGTACGGCCCAGGTTTTTTCACGCAAAGCCGGTGAAAAATTTAACAATGAAAAATTGCGCCGCACCCTCCAGGACCATGCCTGGTTTGTCTGCTATGCCCCGGCACAAGATCCTAAAATAGCCATTTCCGTAATCATCGAACATGGAGAGCATGGATCAAGTGCCGCAGCACCGGTTGCAAAAGAGTTGATCCGCGCCTATCTTGGTGATCCTGAAATTCCAACTGCCCAGGTCAAAGAAGACCCGGCCCCTGTGGAGTGA
- the atpH gene encoding ATP synthase F1 subunit delta — protein MKNLAVSRRYAKALILIGQEDGQADGYNNELSAMVGLLDSQQGFEQALSNPLIRKSDRKKLLESVIAAAGFSKVTSSFLSLLFDKGRIGFLRDIAAYYNTMADELKGVVRASVVAATNLSKTNISKIQASLAKKTGKTVVLDVQKDASLIGGIITKIGDLVLDGSVKTQLVNMRETLKKGESL, from the coding sequence ATGAAGAATCTTGCAGTTTCAAGGCGTTATGCCAAGGCGTTAATTCTGATCGGCCAGGAGGATGGTCAGGCGGATGGTTACAATAACGAACTTTCTGCAATGGTTGGGCTCTTAGACTCCCAGCAGGGGTTTGAACAGGCCCTTTCCAACCCGCTAATCAGAAAAAGTGATCGTAAAAAGCTTCTTGAGTCGGTAATTGCTGCTGCTGGCTTTTCAAAAGTAACGAGTTCTTTTTTGTCATTGCTTTTTGATAAAGGCAGGATCGGTTTTCTCAGAGATATTGCAGCCTATTACAATACAATGGCTGATGAACTTAAGGGTGTTGTCAGGGCAAGCGTTGTGGCCGCCACAAATCTGTCCAAGACAAACATCAGCAAAATTCAGGCGTCTCTGGCTAAGAAAACCGGTAAAACCGTTGTGCTTGATGTCCAAAAGGATGCAAGCCTTATCGGCGGTATTATCACAAAAATCGGCGATCTTGTTCTTGACGGCAGCGTAAAAACCCAGCTGGTCAATATGAGGGAAACTTTAAAAAAAGGTGAGAGTTTATAA
- the atpF gene encoding F0F1 ATP synthase subunit B, with amino-acid sequence MGKINWKKHLKVSATVVALVAGATVVWASGGGHGEAAHASHNTWHDVDTWKVLNFVVLALGCFFIAKKPVAQFFSSRTKGIEEELTDLEQKKAEAERTLAEYQARFRNLEQESEQIVEDYIRQGEEAKKRILAEAEAQAEKLEDMAKRNIEQEFKAAKTVLKQEVVELAMEQAQALIKKSITTQDQNRLVDEYLKKVEA; translated from the coding sequence ATGGGAAAGATTAATTGGAAAAAACACCTTAAAGTTTCCGCAACTGTCGTCGCCCTTGTGGCGGGTGCGACAGTGGTCTGGGCTTCCGGTGGCGGTCATGGGGAAGCAGCACATGCAAGTCATAATACATGGCACGATGTTGATACCTGGAAAGTGCTCAACTTCGTTGTTCTTGCACTTGGATGTTTTTTTATCGCTAAAAAGCCGGTGGCGCAGTTCTTTTCTTCCCGCACAAAGGGAATTGAAGAAGAGTTGACAGACTTGGAACAGAAAAAAGCCGAAGCTGAAAGAACGCTTGCCGAATACCAAGCCCGGTTTAGAAATCTTGAACAGGAATCTGAACAGATTGTTGAAGATTACATCAGACAGGGTGAAGAGGCAAAGAAGAGAATTCTTGCAGAAGCTGAAGCCCAGGCCGAAAAACTCGAAGATATGGCAAAACGCAATATCGAACAGGAGTTCAAAGCTGCAAAAACGGTTCTTAAGCAGGAAGTCGTGGAGCTTGCAATGGAGCAGGCCCAGGCGCTCATTAAAAAATCCATCACGACCCAGGATCAGAACCGTCTGGTCGATGAATACTTGAAAAAGGTGGAGGCATAA
- a CDS encoding rod shape-determining protein: MNFVTDTLLGAFSNDLAIDLGTANTLVYVKGKGIVLSEPSVVAVRTDKRTRNKVLAVGLEAKRMLGRTPGNIVAIRPMRDGVIADFAVTEAMLKHFIRKVHNNRKTLVRPRIIIAVPSGITQVEKRAVRESAESAGAREVFLIEEPMAAAIGAGLPITEPTCNMVVDIGGGTTEVAVISLAGIVYTRSLRVAGDKMDASISQHIKRKYNLLIGERTAEIIKTTIGNAYPDPEHLETIEVKGRDLVSGIPKILAIDSEEVRVAISEQIEAIVETVRIALEQTPPELAADIVDSGIVLTGGGALLKNLDKLLKEKCGLPIVVADDPLSTVALGCGKSLDSIEILKEVVIS, from the coding sequence ATGAACTTTGTAACTGATACTTTGCTTGGGGCCTTTTCCAATGATCTGGCCATTGATCTTGGTACTGCAAATACGCTGGTTTATGTTAAAGGAAAAGGCATTGTATTAAGTGAGCCTTCGGTAGTGGCGGTCAGAACGGACAAGCGGACCAGAAACAAAGTGCTGGCGGTGGGGCTGGAAGCCAAGCGCATGCTGGGAAGAACACCGGGGAATATTGTGGCCATCCGACCGATGCGAGACGGGGTCATTGCTGATTTCGCAGTGACCGAGGCCATGCTCAAGCATTTTATCCGTAAAGTTCATAACAATAGAAAAACCCTGGTGCGCCCGCGGATTATCATTGCCGTGCCTTCCGGCATCACCCAGGTGGAAAAACGGGCGGTCAGGGAGAGTGCTGAATCCGCCGGGGCAAGGGAGGTCTTTCTCATTGAAGAACCCATGGCTGCGGCAATCGGTGCAGGCCTTCCCATCACGGAACCCACCTGTAATATGGTTGTGGACATCGGCGGCGGAACCACTGAAGTGGCGGTCATCTCCCTTGCCGGGATCGTATACACCCGCTCTTTGAGGGTGGCCGGGGATAAGATGGATGCGTCGATCAGCCAGCACATCAAACGCAAATACAATCTGCTCATCGGCGAAAGAACCGCAGAGATTATCAAGACAACCATCGGCAATGCCTATCCCGATCCAGAGCACCTTGAGACCATTGAAGTCAAGGGGCGGGATTTGGTCTCCGGTATTCCCAAGATCCTGGCCATTGACTCCGAAGAGGTCCGGGTGGCTATTTCCGAGCAGATTGAAGCCATTGTTGAAACCGTCCGCATTGCCTTGGAACAAACCCCGCCGGAACTGGCTGCGGATATCGTGGATTCGGGCATTGTGTTAACCGGTGGGGGCGCGTTGTTGAAAAACCTAGATAAACTGCTCAAGGAAAAATGCGGCCTTCCCATTGTTGTGGCGGATGATCCCTTATCCACCGTTGCGCTGGGGTGCGGAAAATCCCTTGACAGTATTGAAATTCTAAAAGAAGTGGTCATCAGCTAA
- a CDS encoding ATPase, with amino-acid sequence MITVIPDISAVYQMVNFLVLLFLLNLVLYRPIRNVILERKAKIGTLSSGVENASAGLEKQKDDYKEGLKQARGEGLKQKEVFIEEASAQEKEIITRINQKAQANFAQIKAQVADETEQARKALEAEVEVYAKAIGEKILGRAC; translated from the coding sequence ATGATAACTGTGATTCCTGATATATCAGCGGTATATCAGATGGTCAATTTTCTTGTCCTGCTATTCCTCCTCAACCTGGTTCTGTACAGACCCATTCGAAATGTCATTCTTGAAAGAAAAGCCAAGATCGGCACCTTAAGTTCAGGTGTTGAAAACGCTTCGGCCGGCCTTGAGAAACAAAAGGATGACTATAAAGAAGGTCTGAAACAGGCAAGGGGTGAAGGCCTCAAGCAAAAAGAGGTGTTCATCGAGGAGGCGTCTGCTCAGGAGAAGGAGATTATCACCCGGATCAATCAGAAAGCGCAGGCTAACTTTGCCCAAATTAAGGCACAGGTGGCTGACGAAACCGAACAGGCCCGCAAAGCGCTTGAGGCCGAGGTCGAGGTATATGCCAAAGCCATCGGCGAAAAGATTCTTGGGAGGGCATGTTAA
- the rodA gene encoding rod shape-determining protein RodA, with translation MFDRRLISNFDWGFLLLIFLICILGLTILYSAVTAGYAGTGLHPLFKKQVVWLCVGFGIMMGCLVIDFKEFAKLHILIYAACVGLLIATWLVGHTGGGSQRWLVLGPVRIQTSELMKISLIISLASVYADSISPEGLGFRHLIKPAVLCLIPFGLIVIQPDLGTGLLLLLIAGCLTLFVKVEKKVVFTFGVAGVCLIPLVWFFGLKDYQRDRILTFLNPERDPLGAGYHIIQSKIAIGSGMLTGKGFLHGTQNALNFLPEQHTDFILSVLAEEWGLMGCAVLLSLYFLLLFWGLNISYNCRNMFGSLLAMGVTIMIFWQIFINIGMVMGLMPVVGVPLPLISYGGSSVVTNMVGFGLLLNISMRKFNTA, from the coding sequence ATGTTTGACCGTCGTCTCATATCAAATTTTGACTGGGGATTTCTTTTACTTATTTTTTTGATCTGTATTCTGGGACTGACCATTCTCTATTCGGCGGTGACGGCCGGATACGCCGGAACCGGCCTGCATCCCCTGTTTAAGAAGCAGGTTGTCTGGCTTTGTGTCGGCTTCGGTATCATGATGGGTTGCCTTGTTATCGATTTTAAAGAGTTTGCCAAACTGCATATCCTTATATATGCGGCGTGTGTCGGGCTGTTGATTGCCACCTGGCTTGTGGGGCATACCGGCGGCGGCTCCCAGCGCTGGCTGGTCCTGGGGCCTGTTCGAATACAGACATCTGAATTGATGAAGATCTCTTTGATTATCAGTCTTGCCTCGGTGTACGCTGACAGTATCAGTCCCGAAGGTTTGGGCTTCAGGCATCTGATCAAACCTGCAGTTTTATGCCTCATTCCCTTTGGTCTCATTGTAATTCAGCCAGATCTTGGCACAGGGCTTTTGCTTTTGCTCATTGCCGGTTGCCTTACCTTGTTTGTGAAAGTTGAAAAAAAAGTTGTGTTCACTTTTGGTGTGGCAGGGGTCTGTCTGATTCCGCTGGTCTGGTTTTTTGGTCTTAAGGATTATCAAAGAGACCGAATTCTCACCTTTTTAAATCCAGAACGTGATCCCCTTGGGGCCGGGTATCACATTATTCAGTCCAAAATTGCCATTGGTTCCGGTATGCTGACCGGCAAAGGGTTTCTCCACGGTACCCAGAATGCTTTAAATTTTTTGCCGGAACAGCATACCGATTTTATTCTATCCGTCCTGGCGGAAGAGTGGGGGCTTATGGGGTGTGCGGTTCTGCTGTCACTTTATTTTCTTTTGCTGTTCTGGGGGTTGAATATTTCCTACAATTGCCGGAATATGTTCGGCTCCCTGTTGGCCATGGGGGTCACAATTATGATATTCTGGCAGATCTTTATTAATATTGGTATGGTTATGGGTCTGATGCCGGTGGTCGGGGTGCCTTTGCCCCTGATATCCTACGGGGGCTCCTCGGTTGTGACCAACATGGTCGGCTTTGGTTTATTGCTTAATATCAGTATGCGAAAATTTAATACCGCCTGA